From Macaca fascicularis isolate 582-1 chromosome 14, T2T-MFA8v1.1, a single genomic window includes:
- the OR4X2 gene encoding olfactory receptor 4X2 has product MTNIHNVTEFIFLGLSPNQEVQRVCFLIFLFLYTAIVLGNFLIVLTVTTSRSLGSPMYFFLSCLSFVEICYSSTTAPKLISDLLAERKAMSWWGCMAQLFFLHFFGGTEIFLLTVMAYDRYVAICKPLSYATIMNRQVCAVLVGTAWVGGFVHSFAQILLVFHLPFCGPNVINHYFCDLLPLLKLACFDTFLIGLLIVANGGTLSVVSFGVLLASYMVILLHLRTQSSEGWRKALSTCGSHVTVVILFFGPCIFIYLRPSTTLPIDKVVAVFYTLITPFLNPVIYSLRNAEMKKAMKRLWIRTLRLNEK; this is encoded by the coding sequence ATGACTAACATACACAATGTGACTGAATTCATTTTTCTGGGACTTTCTCCCAACCAGGAGGTGCAGAGGGTTTGCTTTTTGatatttctgttcttgtacacaGCAATTGTGCTGGGGAATTTCCTCATTGTGCTCACTGTCACAACCAGCAGAAGCCTTGGTTCCCCCATGTACTTCTTCCTCAGCTGCCTCTCCTTCGTGGAGATCTGCTACTCTTCCACTACAGCCCCCAAGCTCATCTCGGATCTGCTGGCGGAAAGGAAAGCCATGTCTTGGTGGGGCTGCATGGCACAGCTTTTCTTCTTGCACTTCTTTGGTGGCACTGAGATTTTCCTGCTCACTGTGATGGCCTATGACCGCtatgtggccatctgcaagccccTCAGCTACGCCACCATCATGAACCGGCAGGTGTGTGCTGTCCTTGTAGGAACAGCATGGGTGGGAGGCTTTGTGCATTCATTTGCCCAAATCCTTCTCGTCTTCCACTTGCCCTTCTGTGGCCCCAATGTGATCAACCACTATTTCTGTGACCTGCTTCCCCTTCTCAAACTTGCCTGCTTTGACACCTTCCTCATTGGTCTGCTGATTGTTGCCAATGGAGGCACCCTGTCTGTGGTCAGTTTTGGGGTCCTCTTAGCATCCTATATGGTCATCTTGCTTCATCTGAGAACCCAGAGCTCTGAGGGGTGGCGCAAAGCCCTCTCCACCTGTGGGTCCCATGTCACCGTGGTTATCTTGTTCTTTGGACCCTGCATCTTCATCTACCTGAGGCCTTCTACCACTCTGCCTATAGACAAGGTGGTGGCTGTGTTCTACACACTGATAACCCCCTTCCTGAACCCTGTCATCTACTCCCTGAGAAATGCTGAAATGAAGAAGGCCATGAAGAGGCTGTGGATTAGGACACTGAGACTAAATGAGAAATAG